Part of the Polycladomyces subterraneus genome is shown below.
TTTCATCGCGTCGACACCGATCCCTTCGACGATCGTCTTCATCTGCGCTTTCAACGTTTCTAAGGCAACAGGAAACACTTGATGTGCCCATCCATTGTCCGGGTCCATCGCCACAATTGTCGTCAACGCGGTCATACCATAGACGCCACGCTCCTGAAACGTTTTCAAATCAGCCTGAATACCCGCTCCTCCACTGCTGTCCGATCCTGCGATGGTAAGTACTTTACGAATGCTCATACGTTGTCCCTCCTCATTTCCAAATCCGGTTTTTCCTTCAATAAACGCATGCCATTCAACAACACCAAGATCGTTGCACCCATATCTGCTCCAATTGCCAGCCACAAGGTTAACAACCCCGGTATCGCCAGCAAAAAGGCCAACACTTTGATCCCGACAGCAAACGCGATATTTTGCCGGATGACGCGAAGAGCCGCCCGGCTCAGCCGAACCGTAAACGGCAATTTGCTCAAATCATCGGCCATCAGGACGATGTCCGCCGTTTCCAGAGCCACGTCGGTCCCTGCCCCGCCCATCGCGATTCCCACATCGGCGGTTGCCAGTGCCGGAGCATCATTGATTCCGTCGCCCACCATACCGATCGGGCCACCCGCCTCAGTATATTGGCGGACTTGACGCACTTTATCTTCCGGCAGCAACTCTGCACACGTTTCGTCTATATCAGCCCGACGGGCTACGGATCGCGCCGCCGCCGCATGATCTCCGGTCAACAGCACCGTACGGTGTATACCGAGCTGTTTCAGCGCATGAATCACCTGAACGGCATTATCCCGCAATTCGTCTGTAAGGGCGATGATCGCCAACGACTCTTGATCCCTTCCCAAAACAACGACCGTTTTCCCTTCTTCCTGCAAGCGGTTGATCGTCCCCCGCCAGGGACCCAAATCAAATCCTTCTTCTTCCATCCAACGCGTACTGCCGATCCAATAGGGGGTCCCGGCGATGTAGGCCTTCGCCCCTCGGCCGGGTACGGATTGAAAGTGATCCACATGCGCCACCGGAACCCGTTTTTCCTTCGCCTTCCGAACGATGGCCAGCGCCAGCGGATGTTCGGAAAGCCGCTCAATCCCCGCCGCCAGAACCAACACCTGTGCTTCACTCTGATCCTGCAGGGGGATGATGTCCGTCACCACGGGTTCACCGCGGGTCAGCGTACCGGTTTTATCGAAGGCGATTGTTTGGAGTCTGCCCGCCTTTTCCAGGTACAGACCCCCTTTAATCAGCACACCGTATCGAGCCGCATGGCCGACAGCCGTCACGACGACAACTGGCGTCGAGACGACGAGGGCACAAGGACAAGCCACGATCAGCAGCGCCAACGCTTCATACAGCCAGGGCTTCCACGCCGCTCCCAATGCTAACG
Proteins encoded:
- a CDS encoding heavy metal translocating P-type ATPase, which gives rise to MTLRGQAKHREQHVYPLAGLTCADCAAKFEEKVRQAEGVIDARVHLATSRLVVTGRKLSIEEVEQLGAFDDIRVARQEEHIGSGRFRLNDPLFLTSATALVLVLLAELAEWLVLPSTVSIGLFAAATLLGGWNHFRRGIVGLLRLDFNMNALMTIAVAGAWAISYWEEAAVVAFLFGVSGWLERTVMESARASIRSLMDWAPKTATVRREGEEQSVPVEELKVGDVLIVRPGEKIAADGEVVKGSTAVNQAAITGESLPVEKSQGDMVFAGSLNHSGAIEVRVTRRADETTIAKIVALVGEAEEQRAPAQAFVDRFARVYTPIVLALAFAIAVIPPLALGAAWKPWLYEALALLIVACPCALVVSTPVVVVTAVGHAARYGVLIKGGLYLEKAGRLQTIAFDKTGTLTRGEPVVTDIIPLQDQSEAQVLVLAAGIERLSEHPLALAIVRKAKEKRVPVAHVDHFQSVPGRGAKAYIAGTPYWIGSTRWMEEEGFDLGPWRGTINRLQEEGKTVVVLGRDQESLAIIALTDELRDNAVQVIHALKQLGIHRTVLLTGDHAAAARSVARRADIDETCAELLPEDKVRQVRQYTEAGGPIGMVGDGINDAPALATADVGIAMGGAGTDVALETADIVLMADDLSKLPFTVRLSRAALRVIRQNIAFAVGIKVLAFLLAIPGLLTLWLAIGADMGATILVLLNGMRLLKEKPDLEMRRDNV